Proteins encoded together in one Salarias fasciatus chromosome 17, fSalaFa1.1, whole genome shotgun sequence window:
- the LOC115404290 gene encoding G1/S-specific cyclin-D2-like, which yields MELYCLESNSAVRAQPDPNLLSDERVLQSLLTVEERFLPQCSYFQRVQKDIQPYMRRMVAGWMHEVCEEEKSNEDVFPLAINYLDRFLAVMPTRKSYLQLLGAVCMFLASKLKDCRPLSADKLCMYTDNSITPRELLDWELVVLGKLKWNMASVIPNDFIEHIIRRLPLPKDKLSMVRKHTQTFIALCATDDRLAMNPPSMIATGSMGAAVCGLQLDHSDQRLSRDNLTDLLAKITNTEVDCLRACQEQIERVLAASLQQGQHHRQEGGLRAGSKTREQQDQSSTPTDVRDVNL from the exons ATGGAGCTGTACTGCCTGGAGTCGAACTCCGCCGTGAGAGCCCAGCCCGACCCGAACCTCCTGAGTGATGAGCGGGTGCTGCAGAGCCTGTTGACCGTGGAGGAGCGCTTCCTGCCGCAGTGCTCCTACTTCCAGCGGGTCCAGAAGGACATCCAGCCCTACATGAGGCGCATGGTGGCCGGCTGGATGCACGAG gtgtgtgaagaggagAAGAGTAATGAAGACGTCTTCCCTTTAGCCATTAACTATTTGGACAGATTTTTAGCCGTTATGCCCACGAGAAAGAGTTATTTACAGCTTCTGGGAGCCGTGTGTATGTTCCTGGCCTCCAAGTTAAAGGACTGCAGGCCACTCTCAGCAGACAAACTCTGCATGTACACAGACAACTCCATCACGCCACGGGAACTGCTG gACTGGGAACTGGTCGTGCTGGGCAAGTTGAAGTGGAACATGGCCTCAGTCATCCCCAACGATTTCATAGAGCACATCATTCGCCGGCTGCCGCTTCCCAAAGACAAGCTGTCGATGGTCCGCAAGCACACGCAGACGTTCATCGCCCTCTGTGCCACAG ATGACCGCCTCGCCATGAACCCTCCCTCCATGATTGCCACCGGCAGCATGGGAGCTGCCGTCTGCGGCCTGCAGCTGGACCACAGTGACCAGAGGCTGAGTCGAGACAACCTGACAGACCTGCTGGCCAAGATCACCAACACAGAGGTG GACTGCTTGAGGGCTTGCCAGGAGCAGATCGAGCGCGTGCTGGCCGCCAGCCTGCAGCAGGGCCAGCACCACCGGCAGGAGGGCGGCCTCCGGGCCGGCAGCAAGACCCGCGAGCAGCAGGACCAGTCCAGCACCCCCACGGACGTTCGCGACGTCAACTTATGA